The following is a genomic window from Candidatus Bathyarchaeota archaeon.
CTCATCTTTAACCATAAGAGAACCTGTATGAGTAAGAGAGGCTTCCCCCCCAGATTTGGAACTAGCAGATTTCAATATCACGATTGGTTTTTTTGCCGCGATCTTTTTAGCAACTTGATAGAATTTTCTACCATCCGAGACTCCTTCCATATAAACAGCGATTACTTTCGTGTTGTTATCCTGATTTAGATATTCTAAAATATCCGCATCATCTACATCGACTTTGTTACCAAGCCCAGCTAATTTACTAAAACCGAAGGGCTGTGTTGTCAACATGTATTCAAGCATGACTGAAGCAAACATCCCGGATTGGGCTATGAATGATACAGAACCTTTCCTAGGTTGAGGAAGGATAACAAACGTAGAAGTAAAACCATTAATCGCATTTAATATGCCTGTGGTATTTGGGCCAACTATCCTTATCCCAGCTTTTTCTGCAATATCAATTATTTCTTTTTCCAGTTCAATACCTTCTTCACCAGCTTCACGAAATCCAGAAGTACAAACTATGACCCCTTTCACACCTTTCTGTGCACAATCCTTCATGACTTGAGGTATGAACTTAGCTGGTATGAGTGTTATTGCAGCTTCCACTTCATCAGGAATTGAATCAACAGTAGGATAACATTTAAGCCCAAGTACAGTCTCCCTTTTTTTATTCACTGGAAAAATTTTACCATTATATCCAAAATTGATAAGATTCTTCATAAGAAAATAGCCGAATTTTTTTTCATCATCAGATGCCCCAACTACTGCCACACTTTTAGGCTCAAACAAATACTTTACATCTGTAGGTTTTTCATCAGCTACCATTGGCATATTATCTCCATAGTTTATTCTAAATTCTTGGAAAACACGCCGGGAGTGGGATTTGAACCCACGTGACCCGAAAGGGTCATCGGCTATTTGTCGTTTGATAGCAAGCCGACGCCTTACCAGGCTAGGCAATCCCGGCAAAATATAAATTCAGATATTGATTAACTGAATTAAATAAAACTAGAATTAACGTCTAGGTTTTTCTTTCTTGCCGGACATTAAAGCATCTAAAGATACGTTATTAACTTTGAAAACGCTGAATCTTATTCCAGGTATGTCGCCCATGGCTTTACCTTCAGCCCCCCCAATTCCACCAATATGTACTTCATCGTGTTCATCGATAAAATTCAAAGCCCCATCACCAGGCAGAAATGCGGTTATTACTTTACCATTTTTGATCAATTGAACCCTAACGGCTTTTCTAACAGCACTGTTAGGCTGCCTACATTCGATCCCGACTTTTTCAAGAACTATTCCTCTAGCCTGAGGAGCACCTTCAAGTGGGTCAGCTTTGATATCTAACCCTAACATTCTCCTCTTGTAGGAGGAATATTTCCACCTAAACTTTTTCCTATTTTTCTTTAATTTTCTTGCTGCAAAAAGTCCTCTTGAAGATTTACTCATTCCGGTTCACTTTTAGTTTCGTTG
Proteins encoded in this region:
- a CDS encoding CoA-binding protein; protein product: MVADEKPTDVKYLFEPKSVAVVGASDDEKKFGYFLMKNLINFGYNGKIFPVNKKRETVLGLKCYPTVDSIPDEVEAAITLIPAKFIPQVMKDCAQKGVKGVIVCTSGFREAGEEGIELEKEIIDIAEKAGIRIVGPNTTGILNAINGFTSTFVILPQPRKGSVSFIAQSGMFASVMLEYMLTTQPFGFSKLAGLGNKVDVDDADILEYLNQDNNTKVIAVYMEGVSDGRKFYQVAKKIAAKKPIVILKSASSKSGGEASLTHTGSLMVKDEIFDALCRSTGLVRVEDLEELIDLTKAFALCPLPKGKKIGIIAYTGGGCVMSSDACERYGLELAKFSNSTMSKLTEHAPSFAIIRNPIDAELIRQGVGDMNASLELSLEAVASDENVDAISVVLVGLSSTKTIWDIDIKRIFAKIREDHPEKPIVATTLAGRELIEEHKKKLDELGIPFFPSLLRNIRALAALVKYSKIKFGKI
- a CDS encoding 30S ribosomal protein S12; amino-acid sequence: MSKSSRGLFAARKLKKNRKKFRWKYSSYKRRMLGLDIKADPLEGAPQARGIVLEKVGIECRQPNSAVRKAVRVQLIKNGKVITAFLPGDGALNFIDEHDEVHIGGIGGAEGKAMGDIPGIRFSVFKVNNVSLDALMSGKKEKPRR